The following proteins come from a genomic window of Bradyrhizobium paxllaeri:
- a CDS encoding DUF1192 domain-containing protein, translated as MAIEDDDKPRKKISHEIGQDLSLLSVEELTERIALLNSEVTRLQEAVTKKRASKDAANSFFKS; from the coding sequence ATGGCGATCGAGGATGACGACAAGCCGCGGAAGAAAATCTCCCACGAGATCGGCCAGGATCTATCGCTGCTGTCGGTCGAGGAATTGACCGAGCGCATCGCGCTGCTGAATTCCGAAGTTACACGGCTGCAGGAAGCCGTCACCAAAAAGCGCGCGTCAAAGGATGCCGCGAACAGCTTCTTCAAATCGTAG
- a CDS encoding PQQ-dependent dehydrogenase, methanol/ethanol family, with amino-acid sequence MRSCLLAAAAAAASAMGALPVSAADEVSQERLLNVDKEPGNWLHHHQNYSAHRFSTLKEINRDNVKNLKVAWTMHLGGIEGGGIWSHGGLEGTPIAENGFLYVTDGWGSVYKIDAHGGRGVLVWKMDPKTDRDWAGAVACCGVDNRGVALWGNLVISHTLDGRLIATNKETGQVAWQRTVADPDKGEVITGAPLIVKNMAITGVAGAEYGIRGWIAATDLSTQKEVWRTHTIPGKGEPGSETWKDSNNAAAAGGGSTWVTGTYDPATDTIIWGIGNPGPDWDNEYRPGDNLYTDSSLALDATTGKIKWHYQHTPNDPYDYDSVAENVLVDVPGPNGPRKLALEADRNGFAYAIDRTNGKFVWGLPFVKKVTWTKGLDPESGKPIEYDPNKPVQTYIASVTPSRTNMETDICPGNMGGKNWPPTAYNPDLKLWYIPVIESCNRIKVEVMTPDKLKPREFWTGGGPSQPFKITGSVTAIDVTTGKIAGKMETPFPNLGGILATPDLIFTGQPSGEVHALDAKSLQKLWEFNTGGGVNAPPMTFTVDGKQYIAILVGLGGAWDKWFIDSTPELKKIQPGSMLYVFAL; translated from the coding sequence ATGCGAAGCTGTCTGCTTGCCGCAGCAGCGGCTGCCGCAAGCGCGATGGGCGCACTGCCTGTCTCCGCCGCGGATGAGGTCAGTCAGGAGCGGCTGCTCAACGTCGACAAGGAGCCGGGCAACTGGCTTCATCATCATCAGAATTACTCGGCTCACCGGTTCTCCACGCTGAAGGAGATCAACCGCGATAATGTGAAGAACCTGAAGGTCGCCTGGACCATGCACCTCGGCGGCATCGAAGGCGGCGGCATCTGGAGCCATGGCGGGCTGGAAGGTACGCCGATTGCAGAGAACGGCTTTCTCTACGTCACCGATGGATGGGGTTCGGTCTACAAGATCGATGCGCATGGCGGCCGCGGCGTGCTGGTCTGGAAGATGGATCCCAAGACGGACCGTGACTGGGCTGGTGCCGTGGCATGCTGCGGCGTCGACAACCGCGGCGTCGCGTTGTGGGGCAATCTCGTCATTTCCCATACGCTTGATGGCCGGCTGATCGCGACCAACAAGGAGACCGGCCAGGTCGCCTGGCAGCGTACTGTCGCCGATCCCGACAAGGGCGAGGTGATCACCGGCGCACCATTGATCGTCAAGAACATGGCGATCACGGGCGTTGCCGGCGCAGAGTACGGCATCCGTGGATGGATCGCCGCTACCGACCTCTCGACCCAGAAGGAGGTCTGGCGCACCCATACAATCCCGGGCAAGGGCGAGCCCGGCAGCGAAACCTGGAAAGACAGCAACAACGCGGCTGCCGCCGGCGGTGGTTCGACCTGGGTGACCGGCACCTACGATCCCGCAACCGACACCATCATCTGGGGCATCGGCAACCCCGGACCGGACTGGGATAATGAATATCGGCCAGGCGACAACCTTTACACCGACAGCTCGCTGGCCCTTGACGCCACGACCGGCAAGATCAAGTGGCACTATCAGCACACGCCAAACGATCCCTACGACTACGACAGCGTGGCGGAAAACGTGCTGGTCGATGTCCCCGGGCCCAATGGTCCGCGGAAGCTCGCGCTCGAAGCGGACCGCAATGGCTTCGCCTATGCGATCGATCGCACCAACGGCAAGTTCGTCTGGGGTCTTCCGTTCGTCAAGAAAGTGACATGGACCAAGGGGCTCGACCCGGAGAGCGGAAAGCCGATCGAGTATGACCCGAACAAGCCCGTGCAGACCTATATCGCGTCGGTGACGCCAAGCCGCACCAACATGGAAACCGACATCTGCCCCGGCAACATGGGTGGCAAGAACTGGCCTCCGACAGCCTACAATCCGGATCTGAAGCTCTGGTACATCCCGGTGATCGAGAGCTGCAATCGCATCAAGGTTGAGGTGATGACGCCGGACAAACTGAAGCCGCGCGAGTTCTGGACCGGCGGCGGTCCGAGCCAGCCGTTCAAGATCACCGGCAGCGTGACTGCGATCGATGTGACGACCGGCAAGATCGCCGGAAAAATGGAAACGCCGTTCCCCAATTTGGGCGGCATCCTGGCTACTCCCGACCTCATCTTCACCGGTCAGCCATCCGGCGAAGTGCACGCGCTTGACGCCAAGTCATTGCAGAAGCTCTGGGAGTTCAACACGGGCGGCGGCGTCAACGCACCGCCGATGACCTTTACGGTCGATGGCAAACAGTACATCGCCATTCTGGTCGGCCTCGGCGGAGCCTGGGACAAGTGGTTCATCGATTCGACGCCCGAGCTGAAGAAGATTCAGCCGGGATCGATGCTCTACGTGTTCGCACTCTGA
- a CDS encoding copper chaperone PCu(A)C, producing MTAAATSRIDGALDRTGWAAQPGRSRFLVLGLVAGLGLTPGYAAAGEALQVTNARVPASDEVGVDLPLVMTIKNDAAEADAILRVRCPFANFSVRHTVDRGEGAPAMREIKSIPIPENRTIELTRDGYHVMLLQTRQKLVDGEKFTCAVVFQKAGTKETEVQISRMP from the coding sequence ATGACCGCGGCCGCGACATCGAGAATTGATGGTGCTCTTGATCGGACAGGATGGGCTGCGCAGCCGGGCAGATCCCGGTTTCTGGTGCTCGGACTGGTCGCCGGACTTGGGTTGACGCCGGGCTACGCTGCTGCAGGCGAAGCGCTACAGGTGACGAACGCCCGGGTGCCGGCTTCCGACGAGGTCGGTGTTGATCTCCCACTCGTGATGACGATCAAAAATGATGCGGCCGAAGCCGACGCGATACTGCGCGTCCGCTGTCCGTTTGCGAATTTCTCCGTAAGACACACCGTCGATCGCGGCGAAGGGGCGCCCGCCATGCGCGAGATCAAGTCGATTCCGATTCCGGAAAACCGGACGATCGAACTCACGCGAGACGGATATCACGTGATGCTGCTCCAGACGCGGCAGAAGCTCGTCGACGGCGAGAAGTTCACATGCGCCGTCGTTTTCCAGAAAGCCGGAACCAAGGAAACGGAGGTGCAGATTTCACGAATGCCTTGA
- a CDS encoding DUF1465 family protein: MADRSQSEPALVLFSERLTNSAAFGTLFREGMDLVEETAAYLDGEGRTDAKALERSVSLTYATESMRLTTRLMQLASWLLLHRAVKEGEMTLSQANREKTKVKLTAADPGPGDMIEKLPQQLQDLIARSMSLQARVRRLDTTIHAPSAERAPIGNPLVPQLNRLKAAFEQ; encoded by the coding sequence ATGGCGGATCGTTCGCAAAGCGAACCCGCGCTCGTGTTGTTCAGCGAGCGGCTGACTAATTCGGCGGCATTCGGAACTCTTTTCCGGGAAGGCATGGATCTGGTCGAGGAGACCGCCGCCTATCTCGACGGTGAGGGCCGCACCGACGCCAAGGCGCTCGAACGTTCCGTCAGCCTTACTTACGCAACCGAAAGCATGCGTCTCACCACCCGCTTGATGCAACTCGCGTCCTGGCTGCTGCTGCATCGCGCCGTCAAGGAAGGCGAGATGACGCTGAGCCAGGCCAACCGCGAAAAGACCAAGGTCAAGCTGACGGCCGCCGATCCCGGGCCTGGGGACATGATCGAAAAGCTGCCGCAGCAATTGCAGGACCTGATTGCGCGCTCGATGAGCCTGCAGGCGCGGGTGCGCCGGCTCGACACCACGATCCACGCGCCATCGGCCGAACGCGCGCCGATCGGTAATCCGCTGGTGCCGCAGCTCAACCGCCTGAAGGCGGCGTTCGAGCAGTAA
- the rpmE gene encoding 50S ribosomal protein L31 codes for MKAEIHPNYHTITVVMTDGTEYQTRSTWGKEGDKLNLDIDPKSHPAWTGGSQQILDRGGRVSRFQKKFSGFLKKD; via the coding sequence ATGAAAGCCGAAATTCACCCGAATTATCATACGATTACGGTCGTGATGACCGACGGGACCGAGTACCAGACCCGCTCCACCTGGGGCAAGGAAGGCGACAAGCTGAACCTCGATATCGACCCCAAGTCGCACCCGGCCTGGACCGGCGGCTCCCAGCAGATCCTCGACCGCGGCGGCCGTGTGTCGCGCTTCCAGAAGAAGTTTTCGGGCTTCCTCAAGAAGGACTGA
- a CDS encoding EAL domain-containing protein — translation MRLIRCLALLALGLMIVAAAPAAHAIDAVSVRSDAPAIDLTAVLDHQRSETDRIQVSTAPGTDGIVRRIEVRAREGGQNWVVFALANNTDDQLDRLIVAPHYRIVSSGLLWPDLGLSRIATITPSTGDRPERQESATADIFRLTLDPGAVITFVAELRTDKLPQLYLWEPDAYKDKVNSFTLYQGIVIGISGLLALVLTILFVVKGSIMFPAAAALAWAVLVYIGVDFGFWGKVLDMSNNAERVWRAAGEAILAATLLVFLFAYLNLSRWHVRYSHITVGWLAFLGSLVALALFDPAVASGIARISLVLIAFAGFALIVYLSTHGFDRAVLLIPTWFLLVVWVIAAGMTVAGSVTNDIVGPALLGGLVLIVMLIGFTVMQHAFAGGGATTGIVSDVERRALALTGSGDLIWDWDVSADKVFTSPETESLLGLKRGTLEGPAAKWLEVLHPLDQDRFRAALDSVLDQRRGRLVQDFRLRTPDGHFMWFALKARPVVGSDGEVSRVVGTLTDVTEIKNAEERMLHDSVHDNLTGLPNRQLFMDRLGAVANFVKSMPTLRPTLMVIDLDRFKQVNDSVGIAVGDSILLTLARRLTRILKPQDTLARLAGDQFGLILISEQDPARITAFAETIRKTIRAPIAFNDREIFLTASIGLALSDPQTQITEEIIKDAELAMYHSKRIGGDRIDVYKPAMRARKTDRLTLESELRRAIERQEITILYQPIVRLEDRSIAGFEALARWDHPKLGRMSPAEFITIAEEIGLIVDLGMFVLDQTARQLSVWQRAMRAREPIFASVNVSSRQLLRHDLIHDIRTVLSRSSVARGTLKLELTESLVMENPEHAAQMLARIRELGTGLSLDDFGTGHSSLAYLQRFPFDTIKIDQSFVRTTSRGTRPVILKSIIALAHDLGMDVVAEGAETDSDAVELYQLGCEYAQGFAFGEPMDADAAMRLLTEERLEAAS, via the coding sequence TTGCGTCTGATCAGGTGCCTGGCGCTGCTTGCGCTGGGCCTCATGATTGTTGCGGCGGCGCCTGCGGCGCATGCCATTGACGCGGTCAGCGTCCGCAGCGACGCGCCTGCAATCGATCTCACCGCCGTGCTCGATCATCAGCGCAGCGAGACCGACCGCATTCAGGTTTCGACGGCGCCGGGAACTGACGGCATCGTCCGCCGCATCGAGGTCCGCGCCCGCGAGGGCGGACAGAACTGGGTGGTGTTCGCGCTCGCCAACAACACCGACGACCAGCTCGACCGCCTGATCGTTGCCCCGCATTATCGCATCGTGTCGTCGGGCCTGCTGTGGCCCGATCTCGGTCTGTCGCGCATCGCCACGATTACGCCGTCGACCGGTGACCGCCCCGAGCGGCAGGAAAGCGCGACCGCCGACATCTTCCGCCTCACGCTCGATCCCGGCGCCGTCATCACCTTCGTGGCGGAACTGCGCACCGATAAATTGCCGCAGCTCTATCTCTGGGAACCCGACGCCTACAAGGACAAGGTCAACTCGTTCACGCTCTACCAGGGCATCGTGATCGGCATCTCCGGACTACTGGCGCTGGTGCTGACGATCCTGTTCGTGGTCAAGGGCAGCATCATGTTCCCGGCCGCCGCCGCGCTCGCCTGGGCGGTGCTTGTCTATATCGGCGTCGACTTCGGCTTCTGGGGCAAGGTGCTCGACATGTCGAACAACGCCGAGCGCGTCTGGCGCGCGGCGGGTGAAGCGATCCTGGCGGCGACGCTGCTGGTGTTCCTGTTCGCCTATCTCAATCTCAGCCGTTGGCATGTGCGCTATTCCCACATCACGGTCGGCTGGCTCGCCTTCCTCGGCTCGCTGGTGGCGCTGGCGCTGTTCGATCCCGCCGTCGCCTCCGGCATTGCGCGCATCTCGCTGGTCCTGATCGCCTTCGCCGGCTTTGCGCTGATCGTCTATCTCTCAACGCACGGTTTCGACCGCGCGGTGCTGCTGATCCCGACCTGGTTCCTGCTGGTGGTCTGGGTGATCGCGGCCGGCATGACCGTGGCCGGAAGCGTCACCAATGACATCGTGGGGCCCGCGCTGCTCGGCGGTCTCGTACTGATCGTGATGCTGATCGGATTTACGGTCATGCAGCACGCGTTCGCCGGTGGCGGCGCCACCACCGGTATCGTCTCCGACGTCGAGCGCCGCGCGCTGGCGCTGACCGGCTCCGGCGATCTGATCTGGGACTGGGACGTTTCCGCCGACAAGGTGTTCACGAGTCCCGAGACCGAAAGCCTGCTGGGCTTAAAGCGCGGCACGCTGGAAGGCCCGGCCGCGAAATGGCTCGAGGTGCTGCACCCGCTCGACCAGGATCGCTTCCGCGCCGCGCTCGACAGCGTGCTCGACCAACGCCGCGGCCGGCTGGTGCAGGATTTCCGCCTGCGCACGCCCGACGGCCACTTCATGTGGTTCGCGCTGAAGGCGCGCCCGGTGGTCGGCTCCGACGGCGAGGTCTCGCGCGTGGTCGGCACGCTCACCGATGTCACCGAAATCAAGAACGCCGAAGAGCGCATGCTTCATGACTCCGTGCATGACAACCTCACCGGCCTGCCCAACCGCCAATTGTTCATGGATCGCCTCGGCGCGGTCGCCAATTTCGTCAAGAGCATGCCGACGCTGCGGCCGACGCTGATGGTGATCGACCTCGATCGCTTCAAGCAGGTCAACGATTCCGTCGGCATCGCGGTCGGCGACTCCATCCTGCTGACGCTGGCGCGGCGGCTGACGCGCATCCTCAAGCCCCAGGACACGCTGGCGCGGCTGGCCGGCGACCAGTTCGGCCTGATCCTGATATCGGAACAGGATCCGGCGCGGATCACCGCCTTTGCCGAAACCATCCGCAAGACCATCCGCGCCCCGATCGCCTTCAACGACCGCGAGATCTTTCTGACCGCATCCATCGGGCTCGCGCTGTCGGATCCGCAGACGCAGATCACCGAGGAAATCATCAAGGACGCCGAGCTTGCGATGTATCACTCCAAGCGGATCGGCGGCGACCGCATCGACGTCTACAAGCCGGCGATGCGCGCCCGCAAGACCGACCGCCTGACGCTGGAGAGTGAACTGCGCCGCGCCATCGAGCGGCAGGAAATCACCATTCTCTACCAGCCGATCGTGCGGCTAGAGGATCGCTCGATCGCGGGCTTCGAGGCGCTGGCGCGCTGGGATCATCCCAAGCTCGGCCGGATGTCGCCTGCCGAATTCATCACGATCGCCGAGGAAATCGGGTTGATCGTCGATCTCGGCATGTTCGTGCTGGACCAGACCGCGCGGCAGCTCTCGGTCTGGCAGCGCGCGATGCGCGCGCGCGAGCCGATTTTCGCCTCCGTCAACGTCTCCTCGCGGCAATTGCTGCGCCACGATCTGATCCACGATATCCGCACCGTGCTGTCGCGCTCGTCGGTGGCGCGCGGCACGCTCAAGCTGGAACTGACGGAATCGCTGGTGATGGAAAATCCGGAGCACGCGGCGCAGATGCTGGCGCGGATCCGCGAACTCGGCACCGGACTGTCGCTGGACGACTTCGGCACCGGCCATTCCTCGCTGGCCTATCTGCAGCGCTTCCCGTTCGACACCATCAAGATCGACCAGTCCTTCGTCCGCACTACCAGCCGCGGCACGCGGCCGGTGATCCTGAAATCGATCATCGCGCTTGCCCACGACCTTGGCATGGACGTGGTGGCGGAAGGCGCCGAGACGGATTCGGATGCGGTCGAGCTCTACCAGCTCGGCTGCGAATACGCGCAAGGTTTCGCTTTCGGCGAGCCGATGGACGCCGATGCCGCGATGCGGCTATTGACGGAAGAACGGCTGGAAGCGGCGAGCTGA
- a CDS encoding peptidoglycan -binding protein encodes MALARARRSESGFNYWPGFVDALSTLVLSIVFLLSVFLVVQFFLSQEVTGKDKALEQLNAKIAQLNDLLSLEKLGKIALDDQVSQLRAGLAAAEGERDRVKGLYEGLAGAGGDAQGRASELNKALESEKTVSSRALAQIEVLNQQISALRRQLAALEEALEASEKRDKESQGRIADLGQRLNVALAQRVQELSRYRSEFFGRLRAILGNRPDIRIVGDRFVFQSEVFFDTGQALLLPEGRAELDKLATALIDLDKQIPSEIGWVLRVDGHTDMRPINSPLFKSNWELSSARAISVVQYLVSLGVPAQRLVAAGFAEFQPLDSAPNEDAYKRNRRIELKLTER; translated from the coding sequence ATGGCCCTCGCCCGCGCCCGCCGCAGTGAATCCGGTTTCAACTACTGGCCGGGTTTCGTCGACGCGCTGTCGACGCTGGTGCTGTCGATCGTGTTCCTGCTGTCGGTGTTCCTGGTGGTGCAGTTCTTCCTGTCGCAGGAGGTCACCGGCAAGGACAAGGCGCTGGAGCAGCTCAACGCCAAGATCGCGCAGCTCAACGATTTGCTGTCGTTGGAAAAGCTCGGCAAGATCGCGCTCGACGATCAGGTCTCGCAACTGCGCGCCGGCCTTGCCGCCGCGGAAGGCGAACGCGACCGCGTCAAGGGGCTTTACGAGGGGCTGGCCGGCGCCGGCGGCGACGCCCAGGGCCGCGCCAGCGAACTCAACAAGGCGCTCGAATCCGAAAAGACCGTCTCCTCGCGCGCGCTCGCCCAGATCGAGGTGCTGAACCAGCAGATCAGCGCGCTGCGCCGCCAGCTCGCAGCGCTCGAGGAAGCGCTGGAAGCCTCCGAGAAGCGCGACAAGGAATCGCAGGGGCGGATTGCCGATCTCGGCCAGCGCCTGAACGTCGCACTGGCGCAGCGCGTACAGGAATTGTCGCGCTACCGCTCGGAATTCTTCGGCCGCCTGCGCGCCATTCTCGGCAACCGCCCCGACATCCGCATCGTCGGCGACCGTTTTGTCTTTCAGTCGGAAGTATTTTTTGACACCGGTCAGGCATTGCTGCTGCCCGAGGGCCGTGCCGAGCTGGACAAGCTTGCAACGGCGCTGATCGATCTGGACAAGCAGATCCCGAGCGAGATCGGCTGGGTGCTGCGGGTCGACGGCCACACCGACATGCGGCCGATCAACTCGCCGCTGTTCAAGTCGAACTGGGAATTGTCGTCAGCGCGCGCCATCTCCGTGGTGCAATATCTGGTCTCGCTCGGCGTGCCCGCGCAGCGGCTGGTCGCTGCCGGCTTTGCCGAATTCCAGCCGCTGGATTCGGCCCCCAACGAAGACGCCTACAAGCGCAACCGCCGCATCGAGCTGAAGCTGACGGAACGGTAG
- a CDS encoding c-type cytochrome, whose product MSAAAYGQSAQAPASDPTNAGKTVFSRANCVGCHKWHGNGGGGYGGDALSLRKTELTRDQIIETVGCGRPGTGMPFFMRGAYDEVKCHDMNRQDAGAQMPPEGGTFLRPKDIEAVADYVIAHIKGAGEPTYAECVTFFSSTSRVCDVYKTQAQKPNDAAVSMGKGQ is encoded by the coding sequence ATGTCGGCCGCTGCTTACGGTCAGTCGGCGCAGGCGCCGGCCTCGGATCCGACCAATGCCGGCAAGACGGTGTTCAGTCGTGCAAACTGCGTCGGTTGCCACAAATGGCACGGCAATGGCGGTGGTGGTTATGGCGGAGATGCGCTGTCGTTGCGCAAGACCGAGCTGACGCGGGATCAGATCATTGAAACCGTCGGCTGCGGGCGGCCGGGCACGGGGATGCCGTTCTTCATGCGTGGCGCCTACGATGAGGTGAAATGCCACGACATGAACCGCCAGGATGCAGGGGCGCAGATGCCGCCCGAGGGTGGAACGTTTCTGCGACCGAAGGATATCGAAGCCGTCGCCGACTACGTGATTGCGCACATCAAGGGGGCTGGCGAACCCACTTACGCGGAATGCGTCACCTTCTTCTCAAGCACATCGCGGGTATGTGACGTCTACAAGACGCAGGCGCAGAAGCCAAATGACGCGGCCGTCAGCATGGGGAAGGGCCAGTGA
- a CDS encoding ABC transporter transmembrane domain-containing protein, translating into MSAAEQLEDVKTAPPRRDALLEEEAFIEAQLTQSPTKTRAKLRPLLALAPYVARYRGRAALAFISLTVAAITTLVVPIAVRRMIDFGFSPEGIALINSYFSVMIAVVAVLAAASASRYYLVMTIGERIVADLRRDVFAHLISLSPAFFDSARSGELVSRLTADTTQIKSAVGASVSIALRNMMLFIGATTMMVITSPKLSGFVLLAIPVIVIPLVAFGRWVRRLSRNAQDTLADASAYASELVGAIRTVQAYTSERMATTRFGGEVEQAYAAARSSTRARAVLTLIIIFIVFSSVVAILWVGSHDVLTGQITPGRLGQFVLYAAFAATGLGQLSEVWGEVSAASGAAERLFEILRVKSQITAPPQPAALPQPARGDVGFDNVSFAYPARPDVLAIDNVSLSVKAGEKVAIVGPSGAGKSTLFHLLLRFYDPARGTISLDGVPVKSADPVDVRSRIALVPQDSVVFAASARENIRFGRPDASDAEVERAADLAHATEFLRRLPGGFEAQLGERGVTLSGGQRQRIAIARAILRDAPLLLLDEATSALDAESETLVQTALEELMRHRTTLVIAHRLATVLSCDRIMVMDQGRIVEQGTHAELVAANGLYARLARLQFEGA; encoded by the coding sequence ATGAGTGCAGCGGAACAGCTTGAAGACGTCAAAACCGCGCCCCCGCGGCGCGATGCCCTGCTCGAGGAAGAGGCCTTCATCGAGGCCCAGTTGACGCAGTCGCCGACCAAGACCCGGGCAAAGCTGCGGCCGCTCCTGGCACTGGCGCCCTATGTCGCGCGCTACCGCGGACGTGCGGCGCTGGCCTTTATCTCGCTGACGGTTGCGGCGATCACCACGCTGGTGGTGCCGATCGCGGTCCGGCGCATGATCGATTTCGGCTTCAGCCCCGAAGGCATCGCCCTGATCAACAGCTACTTCAGCGTCATGATCGCGGTCGTCGCCGTGCTCGCTGCCGCCAGCGCGTCGCGCTATTACCTCGTGATGACGATCGGCGAGCGCATCGTCGCCGACCTCAGGCGTGACGTGTTCGCGCATCTGATCTCGCTGTCGCCGGCGTTCTTCGATTCCGCGCGCTCGGGTGAACTGGTGTCGCGGCTGACCGCCGACACCACCCAGATCAAATCGGCGGTCGGCGCCTCGGTCTCGATCGCGCTGCGCAACATGATGCTGTTCATCGGCGCCACCACCATGATGGTGATCACGAGCCCCAAGCTGTCAGGCTTTGTGTTGCTGGCGATCCCGGTCATCGTGATCCCGCTGGTTGCGTTCGGGCGCTGGGTGCGGCGGCTGTCGCGCAATGCGCAGGATACGCTGGCGGACGCCAGCGCCTACGCATCCGAACTGGTCGGCGCGATCAGGACCGTGCAGGCCTATACCAGCGAGCGGATGGCAACGACCCGCTTCGGCGGCGAGGTCGAGCAGGCCTATGCGGCGGCGCGCAGCTCGACGCGGGCGCGCGCGGTGCTGACGCTGATCATCATCTTCATCGTGTTCTCCAGCGTGGTCGCGATCCTCTGGGTCGGTTCGCACGACGTGCTGACCGGCCAGATCACGCCGGGCCGGCTCGGCCAGTTCGTGCTGTATGCGGCATTCGCCGCCACCGGCCTCGGCCAGCTCAGCGAGGTCTGGGGCGAAGTCTCGGCCGCGTCCGGCGCTGCCGAGCGGCTGTTCGAGATCCTGCGGGTCAAATCGCAGATCACGGCGCCGCCGCAGCCGGCCGCGCTGCCGCAGCCGGCGCGCGGCGATGTCGGGTTTGACAATGTCAGCTTCGCCTATCCGGCGCGGCCGGACGTGCTCGCAATCGACAATGTCTCGCTCTCGGTCAAGGCCGGCGAAAAGGTCGCGATCGTAGGCCCCTCGGGGGCAGGCAAGAGCACGCTGTTTCATCTGTTGCTGCGCTTCTACGATCCCGCGCGCGGCACGATTTCGCTCGATGGCGTGCCGGTCAAATCGGCCGATCCGGTCGACGTGCGCTCGCGCATTGCGCTGGTGCCGCAGGACTCCGTGGTGTTCGCGGCCAGTGCGCGCGAAAACATCCGCTTCGGCCGTCCGGATGCGAGCGATGCCGAGGTCGAGCGTGCTGCCGATCTGGCGCACGCCACCGAATTCCTGCGCCGCCTGCCGGGCGGTTTCGAGGCCCAGCTCGGCGAGCGCGGCGTGACGCTGTCCGGCGGCCAGCGCCAGCGCATCGCGATTGCGCGCGCCATCCTGCGCGACGCGCCGCTATTGCTGCTCGACGAAGCGACGTCGGCGCTCGATGCCGAAAGCGAGACGCTGGTGCAGACCGCGCTTGAAGAGCTGATGCGCCACCGCACCACGCTCGTGATCGCCCATCGCCTCGCGACCGTGTTGTCCTGCGACCGCATCATGGTGATGGACCAGGGCAGGATCGTCGAACAGGGCACGCACGCCGAACTGGTTGCAGCGAATGGGCTCTACGCGCGATTGGCGCGGCTGCAATTCGAGGGCGCGTAG
- a CDS encoding NAD(P)H-quinone oxidoreductase: protein MEKLPAQMTVIGISKPGGPEVLLPETRSVPKPGPGEILVKVMAAGVNRPDVAQRSGAYPPPPGASDLPGLEIAGEVVALGEGAVKHKLGDKVMSLVAGGGYAQYCIAQDAQAMAVPSSLTIEEAGAIPETLMTVWHNVFERGALKPGETLLIHGGSSGIGTMAIQLAKAFGSKVIVTVGSQDKIDACLKLGADRAINYKTEDFVAVVKAETNNVGANLILDMVAGDYVDRNYDAAAVDGRIVQIATLNGPKVSVNIAKVMVKRLTHTGSTLRPRTNADKAAMVAAIEAKVMPLLREGRVKPLMDSSFPLEKAADAHRRMETSAHIGKIVLAV from the coding sequence ATGGAAAAGCTGCCCGCGCAAATGACCGTCATCGGCATCAGCAAGCCCGGTGGTCCCGAAGTGCTGTTGCCGGAAACCCGCAGCGTTCCGAAACCCGGTCCAGGTGAAATCCTGGTCAAGGTGATGGCCGCCGGTGTCAACCGTCCCGACGTCGCGCAGCGCTCCGGCGCCTACCCGCCGCCGCCCGGCGCCAGCGACCTGCCCGGCCTCGAAATTGCCGGCGAAGTTGTTGCGCTCGGCGAAGGAGCGGTCAAACACAAGCTCGGCGACAAGGTGATGTCGCTGGTGGCGGGCGGCGGCTACGCCCAATACTGCATTGCGCAGGATGCGCAGGCGATGGCGGTGCCCTCCTCGCTCACGATCGAGGAAGCCGGTGCCATTCCGGAAACGCTGATGACCGTCTGGCACAATGTGTTCGAGCGCGGCGCGCTGAAGCCGGGCGAAACGCTTCTGATCCACGGCGGCTCATCCGGCATCGGCACCATGGCGATCCAGCTTGCCAAGGCGTTCGGCTCGAAGGTGATCGTGACTGTCGGCTCGCAGGACAAGATCGACGCCTGCCTGAAGCTCGGCGCCGATCGCGCGATCAACTACAAGACGGAGGACTTCGTCGCCGTGGTCAAGGCGGAGACCAACAATGTCGGCGCCAACCTGATCCTCGACATGGTCGCCGGCGACTATGTCGATCGCAACTATGACGCGGCCGCGGTCGATGGCCGTATCGTGCAAATTGCAACGCTCAACGGCCCCAAGGTCAGCGTTAACATTGCCAAGGTGATGGTGAAGCGGCTTACGCATACCGGCTCCACGCTGCGACCCCGTACTAATGCGGATAAGGCGGCGATGGTCGCGGCAATTGAGGCCAAGGTGATGCCACTATTGCGCGAAGGACGCGTAAAACCGCTGATGGACAGCTCGTTTCCGCTTGAAAAAGCAGCCGACGCGCACCGGCGGATGGAGACCTCCGCACATATTGGCAAAATTGTGTTGGCGGTTTAA